The genomic segment TACCAGGAGACCTGGTAGTGGGAGCAGATTCTCATACCTGCACCTATGGGGCATTAGGAGCTTTTTCCACCGGTGTGGGGAGCACAGAACTTGCAGTTGCTATGGCTTCGGGCAAACTTTGGTTCAAGGTGCCAGAAACGCTCCGCATTAACCTCTGGGGAAAACTTCCAGAGGGAGTTTTTTCCAAAGATGTGATCCTCTACATTGCTTCACAGCTTGGGGCCGATGGAGCAACGTATCGAGCAATAGAGTTCCATGGACCAGTTATTGAAAGTCTGGAAGTGGAGGAACGTTTGACTATTTCGAACATGGCTGTTGAGGTGGGAGCAAAGGCGGGGCTGATGATTCCCGATGAAAAAGTTTTTATCTGGCTCAAGAGGAGGACTAAACGGTCCTTTGAGCCGGTACTTCCGGATGTTGACGCTTCGTATGTGGAGACCATCGATATCGATTGTTCATCATTGACTCCCCAGGTAGCCTTGCCGCACAGGGTTGATACAGTAAAATCCATTACCGAACTCCAAGAAATACCGGTTCGGCAAGCATTTATCGGAACCTGTACCAATGGAAGAGCAAAAGATCTGGAAGTAGCAGCTCGAATTTTGGCGGGACAAAGAGTACATCAGGACGTGCGACTCATTGTTGCGCCGGCTTCGCGAGAGGTATTTTTACAGGCACTTACCATGGGATGGGTGGAAGAAATTGTGAAAGCAGGAGGAATCTTTGTGACCCCAGGGTGTGGTCCCTGCGTGGGAACGCATCAGGGTGTTCCCGGGGATGGATGGAACGTGATCTCGACGGCCAACCGAAACTTTAAAGGTCGTATGGGTAATGCTGAAGCATTTATCTACCTTGCTTCTCCGGCCACTGTGGCCGCTTCAGCCATTGAGGGGAAAATAGCTGACCCCAGAAAGTATTTGAGGTGAAAACCATGGAACTTCGAGGCATTGCGCACAAGTTTGCTGATGATATCAACACCGACTATATCATATCGGGCAAGTATAAATTTAAGACTCTGGACATGAATGAACTTGCTAAACACGTTATGGAAGACATTGATCCGGAGTTTTATCAAAAAGTTAAGCCGGGAGATTTTATTGTTGCTGGAAAGAACTTTGGTTGTGGTTCCTCTCGAGAACAGGCTCCCCGAGCTCTTCTGGCTGCCGGGATACGCGGAATTCTGGCCCAGTCTTTTGCCCGCATCTTCTTTCGTAATGCCATTAATTGTGGCCTCCTGGTCTTAGAATGTGATACAAAGGATATTCAGGATAATGATGAGCTTACAGTTAATCTTTTGACTGGCACCATTCGTGATATCACTCAGGGAACAGTCATTAAAGCAAGACCGCTTCCCCAGGTGATGATTGATATCCTCAGTGAAGGGGGTTTAGTGAACTACTTTAAAAAGTACGGTACTTTTCGGGGGGTTTAAGAGGGCCGATGTGGGATTACCTGGCAGAAGAAGATCCGGAAGTGTATCGTTGGATTATGTACGAA from the Atribacterota bacterium genome contains:
- a CDS encoding 3-isopropylmalate dehydratase large subunit, with the translated sequence MGKTMAEKIFEKKVGKETRAGDLVIAPIDLVMGQDGTTPLAIQSFEEMNAQKVFDPEKIFFVIDHNAPSPMESVSRLHDRMRAFAQKFGIRVFEVGEGVCHELMVARGLVLPGDLVVGADSHTCTYGALGAFSTGVGSTELAVAMASGKLWFKVPETLRINLWGKLPEGVFSKDVILYIASQLGADGATYRAIEFHGPVIESLEVEERLTISNMAVEVGAKAGLMIPDEKVFIWLKRRTKRSFEPVLPDVDASYVETIDIDCSSLTPQVALPHRVDTVKSITELQEIPVRQAFIGTCTNGRAKDLEVAARILAGQRVHQDVRLIVAPASREVFLQALTMGWVEEIVKAGGIFVTPGCGPCVGTHQGVPGDGWNVISTANRNFKGRMGNAEAFIYLASPATVAASAIEGKIADPRKYLR
- a CDS encoding 3-isopropylmalate dehydratase small subunit, coding for MELRGIAHKFADDINTDYIISGKYKFKTLDMNELAKHVMEDIDPEFYQKVKPGDFIVAGKNFGCGSSREQAPRALLAAGIRGILAQSFARIFFRNAINCGLLVLECDTKDIQDNDELTVNLLTGTIRDITQGTVIKARPLPQVMIDILSEGGLVNYFKKYGTFRGV